GCACGGCACCGATGTGATCATCGTGGCCGTGAGTCAAAAAGATGCAGCGGATTCTGTCCTTCACCGGCTCGAGAGAGGAAAAGTCAGGGATAACATAATCGACTCCGAACATACCGTCATCGGGAAACATGATCCCGGCATCTATTATCACCGCCTCTCTTCCGCTGTCCAGAAGAAGGCAGTTCATGCCTATCTCTCCCAGGCCGCCGAGGGCACAAATCGTTATGGTCATGTTTTCACCACCACCGTATCAAAACGATCAGGAACATTCACTCCCTTTGTCATACCATTTCCCACATTATCGGAAATCTCATGCACTGTCCATTCCCTGAACTTATTTGACCAGACCAGATCGATAATACCCGCACCTCCGGGAAACATGGTCATCGATCTCCCACGCGAGACTCCCACTCTATCAACCACTCTGACCATTTTACTGCACTTTGCGCAGCCAGGACGGAATCCGTGAAAGTCTCACACGTCGGCAATGGTTCTCTATCGAGCAGTGCGTTGTGGGGAAATATATTATCCGGGTCCTGGCGAATATGGTAAGTCTTCTTCCTGTTTTTCTCACGTTCAAGGTAACAGCAGATCCCTTTGATTATGTAAATTATCCACCGAAAGAGAGCTTCGGTCAAGAATGGGGTGATAAAGAAGCTTTTGGCCACCAGGAAGCCGGTTCGTCAATCAGGTTTCCTCTCGTAGTCGCCCGATTTGCCGCCTTTTTTCTTTAAGACCTTGATATCGCCTATTACCGCGTCCCGGTCGACAGACTTTATCATATCGTAGACGGTTACAGCGGAGATAGAAACAGCGACGAGGGCCTCCATCTCGACTCCGGTGCTCCATCTTGCCCGCACGTCGGAGACGATCCTTATCTCCTTTGCCTCTTCATCAAGATCGACATCTATTTCACAGACATCGAGGGGAATCTGGTGACACAATGGTACGAGATGGCTCGTCTTTTTGGCCGCCATGACTCCCGCCACTTTCGCCACTTCGAAGAGGTTGCCCTTTGGAAGCTTGTCTTCCTTGAGGAGAGCAATAACCCTGCCTGACACGGAAACCTTCCCGGCGGCCTGTGCCTCGCGGAGTGTTTTTTCCTTCCCGGTGACATCCACCATACGGGATGACCCATCGCTTTTCATGTGGGAAAAATTTTTCATGCGCTGCTCCGATCAAACAGAATGAAATTTTACGGTTTACCGTGATGTTTCTTATGTGAAACAAATGCTTACATCTTTATCGGGGAGGAAAGCCCGTACAGAAAAATCATCTCCCCTCTCCGCTATTTCCGGCACCATTTTTTACCTTTTTACCATCGGGTGTTATTTCGTTCAACCTCTTTCCTTCTGCATGCAGATCATTCATCACCAAAGATCCCCAGATCGCGAAAAAATGTATGGTCACCACACAAGGTTCGCCGGAAATTCCCCTCGAAGAACGAAAATATCGAGGGTTGTATTTCCGTTTCTGTTTTTCCTCTCCCTGTAGTAGTCTCAATATCATGGCCCGCGAATTCATCAGCAGGAACGTCTTTGACAGAAAGAATCCGTTTGTCTGGTAGAAAGTTGTAACACACGGGGAAAAATGAGATGATTTAATCGAAAAGAGACCGGGAGAAAGGTGCCCCGGGCAGGCAACAAAGGGGGCACGGACCGGTTCAGGGGGCATTTGCCTACCGGGCACAGATCTTTTTCCTGCAGGGACAGGGATTGAGGGCAAACAGGCACCTTTCGTCGACTGCATTGAAGGATATGAAAAAGCTAAACAGGGAACAGAAAGGAAAAGATAAGAGGAGGGAACCATGGCCGAAAAACCGATAGGGGTGGTTGAAAACTACTTTGCCAAAATCGGTGTCGCCGCGATAAAGATCAACGAGGGGTCATTGAGCGTGGGAGACAGGATAAAGATAAAAGGCGCCACGAGCGACTTCTCCCAGGTGGTGGAATCGATGCAGGTGGAGCACAAGACGGTCGAAACCGCAGCCTCCGGAGATCTGGTAGGCATCAAGGTAATAGACAAGGTACGGAACAAGGATACAATCTATCTGATCGAGGAAGAGGTGTGAAAATATTTTGGTCACTGCTCCTTGTCTTTTCTCTTAAGTGATTTGAGGTTCTTAAGCTGAACCGTTGCCGTTTCTATCGCTTTCACTGCTTCCGCGTAATCAGGGTTGAACCTCAGGACCTTTCTCCAGGTCCTTATCGCATTTCCGAGATTTCCCTCCCTGTAATGAGACATGCCAACTTCCATGAGCTTCTCAGAGCTCAGGTTGATATACGCGACAATCTGTTCCGGTTTCTCCTTCACTCTGGATCGTAATTCCTTCGTTTTCGGGTACATTTCTATAACGGAGCGAAAAAGCAGCCCGGAGCTTTCAAAATCCTCGCCTTTCATCCTCCTCTTTCCTTCCGCTATCCTCCCGTTGAGCGCAGAAACGTAGTCATCGCCGAAGCTTACTTCCTTCCTCCCCCCATCGACTCCCTTCCTGATACCATCAAGGGTGTTCGCATAGCTTTTTTTCCTCACGAGGTAGGCCATTTTCTCCTGGTTCTCAAAATCGGATTTTATTCCCACTTTCTGGTCGGGCCCCCGATTATCATCCCGTGTCTTCTGGTGCGCACCGTCTGCAACACTCTTACCCGTATGCGTGCAGGCATGAACCGAACAGATGCTGATGAGAAAAATGGCAAGGCAGACACGAACCGGGATCATCCGCTGACCCCGTTTTTTCTCAACTCCCTGCTCAACTTGAGATCTTCCATGATTTCGACGAACACATCCGTCATTTCTGGGTTGAACTGCGACCCTCTAAACTTGAGAATTTCCCTCACTGCCTCTTCCGTGGACATACCTTTCCTGT
This portion of the Deltaproteobacteria bacterium genome encodes:
- the moaC gene encoding cyclic pyranopterin monophosphate synthase MoaC, with amino-acid sequence MKNFSHMKSDGSSRMVDVTGKEKTLREAQAAGKVSVSGRVIALLKEDKLPKGNLFEVAKVAGVMAAKKTSHLVPLCHQIPLDVCEIDVDLDEEAKEIRIVSDVRARWSTGVEMEALVAVSISAVTVYDMIKSVDRDAVIGDIKVLKKKGGKSGDYERKPD
- a CDS encoding translation elongation factor-like protein; the encoded protein is MAEKPIGVVENYFAKIGVAAIKINEGSLSVGDRIKIKGATSDFSQVVESMQVEHKTVETAASGDLVGIKVIDKVRNKDTIYLIEEEV